In Archangium violaceum, the following are encoded in one genomic region:
- a CDS encoding carbohydrate ABC transporter permease, with protein MMNAQQPPSAVTLPRAEAPPAGRRRWWSASTAAKIALVPAAVITAVCFYAFVGWTVVISMTRSRLLPVYNFVGLDQYRRLFANERWWTAMENLAIHGTLFIVGCTLLGYVLALLLDRATRGESFFRTVFMLPLSMSFIVTGTIWQWLLNPTLGIQDAVRDLGWTEFVFNWIVRPDRAIYTLAIAGVWQQVGLCMALFLAGLRGIDPNIWKATRVDGIPTWRVYTDIITPMLRPVFFSVFVLLSAMVLKSFDLVVALTGGGPGFSSDLPARFVVDHILNRQELGLGAAGAFMMLCTIAAVISPYLYVELRSPRKEA; from the coding sequence ATGATGAACGCACAACAGCCGCCGTCCGCGGTGACCCTGCCGCGCGCGGAGGCGCCGCCCGCCGGACGGCGCCGTTGGTGGTCCGCCAGCACCGCGGCGAAGATCGCGCTCGTTCCAGCCGCGGTCATCACGGCTGTCTGCTTCTACGCCTTCGTCGGCTGGACGGTCGTCATCTCCATGACGCGTTCGCGGCTGCTGCCAGTCTATAATTTCGTCGGGCTCGACCAATACCGACGCCTGTTCGCCAATGAGCGTTGGTGGACGGCGATGGAGAACCTGGCGATCCACGGCACGCTGTTCATCGTGGGCTGTACCTTGCTGGGCTATGTGCTCGCGCTCCTGCTCGACCGCGCGACCCGCGGAGAGAGCTTCTTCCGCACCGTGTTCATGCTGCCGCTGTCGATGTCCTTCATCGTCACCGGCACCATCTGGCAATGGCTGCTCAACCCGACGCTGGGCATCCAGGACGCGGTGCGTGATCTGGGCTGGACGGAGTTCGTCTTCAACTGGATCGTCCGGCCGGACCGGGCGATCTACACGCTGGCCATCGCGGGGGTCTGGCAGCAGGTCGGGTTGTGCATGGCGCTCTTCCTCGCCGGCCTGCGCGGTATCGATCCCAACATCTGGAAGGCGACCCGGGTCGATGGCATCCCCACCTGGCGCGTCTACACCGACATCATCACCCCGATGCTCAGGCCGGTGTTCTTCTCCGTGTTCGTCCTGCTGTCGGCGATGGTCCTCAAGTCCTTCGACCTCGTCGTGGCGCTGACCGGCGGCGGCCCCGGCTTCTCCTCCGACCTGCCGGCGCGCTTCGTCGTCGACCACATCCTCAATCGCCAGGAGCTGGGATTGGGCGCCGCCGGTGCCTTCATGATGCTCTGCACCATCGCGGCGGTCATCTCCCCCTACCTCTATGTCGAGCTGCGGTCCCCGCGGAAGGAGGCGTGA
- a CDS encoding ABC transporter substrate-binding protein, which yields MRALKTSANLVVTLLLGVSSVAQAQTAEVLHWWTSGGESAALDKVRAAYAAKGGTWKDTPVAGGSNARAAVVNRMIGGKPPTAFMFSIGKQLDELAEQGLVGDVNDAATAGKWDAVLPPLIAKASKYDGKYIAAPVNIHGENWMFYNAAALKKAKVEVPKTWPELITAAKTLKAAGITPIALGGEPWQERILFNSVLLGVGGRDHYSKVYGQLDEAAMKSDTMLEVFKTVAALREFVDEGSPGRKWNIAANMVMKGSAAFYFMGDWAKGELVAAGIEPGTTVGCALAPAKDKGYIMTVDAFAFAKVKDKASLDAQKLMANVIMDPAVQIAFNKRKGSIPVRTDVTDPSFDVCAKLAQETLKDPKTQLASSGLFGLPSAVSGAIDDAISNYWNNRSMTPEQGRALFIKTIAGAK from the coding sequence ATGCGAGCGCTCAAGACTTCCGCGAACCTGGTGGTGACCCTGCTGCTCGGCGTGTCGTCTGTCGCCCAGGCGCAGACGGCTGAAGTGTTGCACTGGTGGACGTCTGGAGGGGAGTCGGCCGCGCTCGACAAGGTGCGCGCCGCCTATGCCGCGAAGGGTGGCACCTGGAAGGACACGCCAGTTGCTGGTGGCTCCAATGCGCGAGCCGCCGTCGTCAACCGCATGATCGGCGGCAAGCCGCCGACGGCCTTCATGTTCTCCATTGGCAAGCAGCTGGACGAGCTGGCCGAGCAGGGGCTGGTCGGAGACGTCAACGACGCGGCCACCGCGGGCAAGTGGGACGCCGTGCTGCCCCCGCTGATCGCCAAGGCCTCCAAGTACGACGGCAAGTACATCGCCGCGCCGGTGAACATCCACGGTGAGAATTGGATGTTCTACAACGCCGCCGCGCTCAAGAAGGCCAAGGTCGAGGTTCCCAAGACGTGGCCGGAGCTCATCACGGCCGCCAAGACGCTCAAGGCGGCCGGAATCACGCCGATCGCGCTCGGCGGTGAGCCGTGGCAGGAGCGGATCCTCTTCAATTCCGTCCTGCTGGGCGTCGGTGGCCGCGACCACTACTCCAAGGTCTACGGCCAGCTCGACGAGGCCGCGATGAAGTCCGACACCATGCTCGAGGTCTTCAAGACCGTCGCGGCGCTGCGTGAGTTCGTCGACGAGGGCAGCCCGGGCCGCAAGTGGAACATCGCGGCCAACATGGTGATGAAGGGCTCGGCGGCCTTCTACTTCATGGGGGACTGGGCCAAGGGCGAGCTGGTGGCGGCGGGGATCGAGCCTGGAACGACCGTCGGTTGCGCGCTCGCCCCCGCCAAGGACAAGGGCTACATCATGACCGTCGACGCGTTCGCCTTCGCCAAGGTGAAGGACAAGGCGAGCCTCGATGCCCAGAAGCTGATGGCCAACGTCATCATGGACCCGGCGGTGCAGATCGCCTTCAACAAGCGCAAGGGCTCCATCCCCGTGCGCACCGACGTGACCGACCCGTCCTTCGACGTCTGTGCCAAACTGGCGCAGGAGACGCTCAAGGATCCGAAGACCCAGCTGGCGAGCTCCGGCCTGTTCGGCCTGCCCAGCGCGGTGTCCGGCGCCATCGATGATGCGATCTCGAACTACTGGAACAACCGGTCGATGACGCCCGAGCAGGGGCGAGCGCTCTTCATCAAGACGATTGCCGGCGCGAAGTGA